AATGGGTACGGCCCAGCTTGATGGTCTCGTTCCATAGGGCGGCTTTCTCCTCGAGCTCGCGGGCGAGCAGTTTGATGGCTGGCTGAAGCGTGTCTCGGATTTCCAGGGCTACGCTGAGGTGAAGCGCGGTGGGGATGGTATCGTTTGAGGATTGGCTCTTGTTGACGTGGTCGTTTGGGTGGACCGGTTTTTTTGATCCGATGGGCTCGTCCGCCAGTTGCGAGCAACGATTCGCGATGACTTCGTTGACGTTCATGTTGGTGGAGGTGCCGGAGCCGGTTTGGAAAATGTCGACTTGAAACTGGTGGTCGTGACGCCCTTCTCGGATTTCCTCGGCGGCTTGTGTGATGAGCTGGGCCCGTTGGGAATCGAGTTCGCCGCGTTCGAGATTGGCGAAGGCGCAGGCCTTCTTGATCATAGCGAGGGCGTGGATGAGGGGAAGGGGCATGGTCATCCCGCTGATGGGGAAGTTTTCCAGGGCTCGGGCGGTTGAGGCTCCGTAGAGCGCGTCGCCTGGCACGCTCATTTCTCCCAACGAGTCGGTTTCGACTCGGGGCTCGGTGTTTGCGGTTTCCATAGTGGGTGAAGCGGTGTGTGTCATGGAGCGGGAAGCGTTGGCGGTTTTTCAAGAAAACAACTCCCCAAGGAGCTCCTTGGGGAGTTGTAGTGAGAAAGCTCGTTTTTGCGAGCGGCAAGGTCAGCTATCGACCGTCAGCTCGTTGATTACGGCGCTGGCGCCACCTTCGATGGCGTTTTCGGTAGCGGCGTCCTTCTCCTTGCGTGAGTCGACCGAGCCGATGAGCGTAGCGACGCCGTCTTCCACGCTGATCGTCACATCGTCGAGTGAAACGTAGGGACTCCAGAAGAGCTCCTCGGCGATTTCCTTGGCGGTGATGCGATCGTCCGGCGTGTCGGCGTGCACCTTAGCGGTCACGGTTTCTCCGGGGGAGTAGTAGCTCCACGGGAGCGGGTAGTCGCTCCAGATGTAGGGGTCGTACACCACGACGGATTCCGTATCAAAAACTTCGATACGGTTTTCCACGCGGTTCACGCCGTTTATCGAATGGGCGAGAGTTTCCGCTCGGGCCTTTTCGAAGAGGTTGCTCACCACCCCGGTCAGTCGCAGCTCGCCATCGCGGGCTACGGGGTGGATTGATTCAGCGCTCAGCCAGGGATCGCGGGAGAACTTGTCCTTAGCGGTCTGCTCTATCTCCCGCTTGTCGACTGGGCTGTCGTAGCGGACCTTTAGCAAGTTCGATACGCCGGTTACGCCTACGGTGTTTCGAGCGATGGATTCGGCCGCTTCCTTAGCTCGCATGGTCTGGACCCTGCCTCGCAGCGATACCCAGCCCGCGTTTACTTCGGGTTCGATGGTCAAGCTGATGACGCGAGGGTCGAAGAGCAGGGCGTCGTTGAGAGCGTGCTGGATTTCCTCGTCCGTCTTCGGGGTGTATTTGCCGGCCCGCAGGTCTTCGTCGCGAGCCCACCGTTCGACCGTCAGTCCGCTGGCGTCGACCGAGTCGATTCCGGCCACCCAGGCCAGGTTGGTAGCTTGTCGCTTTTCGGCGAGACTGCCCACCACGCCGGAGAGTTTCGCGTCTTCGTCGATCACTTCGACTTCGATCAGGGAGTCGTCCACCAGAATGTTCCAGGAGAGCATGCGTTCGATTTCCGCCTGCATTTCGCTGTCCGGGCGCTCGGTCTTGTAGTCGATGCTGATCAGGTTGTTCACTTCAGTGACCCCTGCGACGCTGGAGGTGACGATTTCGGCGAGCCGCTTTTCCTGCCACGAGTCGACGGAGCCGGTGAGGGTGATGGAGCCCTCGTCGTCGGCCTCGACTTGGATTTCGTAGCTTTCCGTAGCCGAATCCTGTAGCAA
This genomic window from Pelagicoccus sp. SDUM812003 contains:
- a CDS encoding BON domain-containing protein; translation: MKHYRTEMLTLWLSIVMVTLGSSSLTLAASESQSDMTVDDPSITVAIEEEYLFDNAVPYNDIDITTIDGIVNLEGTVNSLVAKRRATLIAETVKGVRAVNNRIEVQTSDTLSADAMEDIVTTALLQDSATESYEIQVEADDEGSITLTGSVDSWQEKRLAEIVTSSVAGVTEVNNLISIDYKTERPDSEMQAEIERMLSWNILVDDSLIEVEVIDEDAKLSGVVGSLAEKRQATNLAWVAGIDSVDASGLTVERWARDEDLRAGKYTPKTDEEIQHALNDALLFDPRVISLTIEPEVNAGWVSLRGRVQTMRAKEAAESIARNTVGVTGVSNLLKVRYDSPVDKREIEQTAKDKFSRDPWLSAESIHPVARDGELRLTGVVSNLFEKARAETLAHSINGVNRVENRIEVFDTESVVVYDPYIWSDYPLPWSYYSPGETVTAKVHADTPDDRITAKEIAEELFWSPYVSLDDVTISVEDGVATLIGSVDSRKEKDAATENAIEGGASAVINELTVDS